From one Macaca nemestrina isolate mMacNem1 chromosome 3, mMacNem.hap1, whole genome shotgun sequence genomic stretch:
- the LOC112423225 gene encoding large ribosomal subunit protein eL43-like — translation MIKANKKVRIINKYRTHYGTSLQKIVKKILIYQHAKDTCSFCGKIKIKRQTVGTWHCGSCMEMVAGGARTYNTTSTVMVKLPSEY, via the coding sequence ATGATTAAAGCTAATAAGAAAGTCAgaattatcaataaatacaggACCCACTATGGTACCTCCCTCCAGAAAATagtgaagaaaattttaatttaccaGCATGCCAAGGACACTTGCTCCTTCTGTGGCAAAATCAAGATAAAGAGACAAACTGTGGGAACCTGGCACTGTGGTTCCTGCATGGAAATGGTAGCTGGTGGTGCCCGGACCTATAACACCACTTCTACTGTCATGGTAAAATTGCCATCAGAATACTGA